GATCTCCTCAACAACTTTGGTAGCCAACATAACTTATGCAATATAGAACTGTTGGAACATGTCGGTATGTTATCTATATAATGAAAGAAGACATCATTTCAAGATTCAAATCCTTTCAGGTTATCTACCCtttataatttacataaaattcAGCTAGCATATCTGTGCATTAGTTATCCAAAATATTGATGCCGTGAATGTAGCATGTCATGTTATGCCTGTGAATGTAGCATTCAAATCCTTCCAGCATGTCTGTGCAGAAGCTTAGATaggtttgaaaatatttgaactgAGCCTGAAGGTTCCTACATCACAAACAGGATTAGAGGGAATGTAGAAATCCCACAAATATTGATCCTAGTTCATTTACGTTCTCATGCCTGTGAATTGGCAAAGCCTCCACATAGACCTACGATCTTATGAACTTCTCTGTTAGTACAGTATCTTCCCCAAGAACCTTTTAAAACATTGTTCCATCACATTTATTGTTCATATCTTGTTAGGCCTCCAGTAATACACACTTATCTCAGAAGGGAATAGTAACTGTTATATTTATGGTCTTAGGTCGGTGCGTGGGCTAATATAAAAAGTCTACTCGAGAAACTGGTCTGAGACTCACTGCAAATGAAGTAAATCCATATTATGTATCTTTTGATTTCACAGAGAACCTGATATCATTGCTTGATTTCTAGACATTCACAGGCATGAGAGGCCTGAAGTTTAAAAAATCCCACAAAATCACAATGCTTCCCTTTAACCACACAGTTAACTTCCTCAaccatatatattcataaagatatataaatgATTTATTGATATATGAAGACCCGATTTATTGATATATGAAGATATATAGATGAGTTCTTTTCTTCTGTGGTTTCTAACTAGCTTTATTGATATAAATGATTTAACaccatatatattcataaagaTAGTGTAGAACACACTCTTATAAACTCAAGATCCCAAAGCTTTTCAAATGCagtaaatattgaaatgagAGATAACACACCAATTTATGTGAAAATCCAAGTATTGGAGAAAAATcacgattgtttgttgttattattttttaatgaataattcaataggtacaagggaaaataaatatagtatacaaatgaattaaaaaggaaatgattTAGGAAATAAGGAAAACATTctcataatctttccataaatattctaggattctaataagaaaaatatttagaaaataatgaaatgattCTAACACTTCCCTCAAGTTAGGATGTATTATCAATGaggcccaacttgctaacacaaaagtcaaagtttggtTGGAGAAGCCCCTTGGTAAGAACATTAGCAAGGGATGTACCAAATGCATATGCTCTATTGTCAAgtctttctttgatgaaatgtcGGTCAATCTTAACATGTTTAGTGCTATCATGTTGAACATGATTGTTAGTAATATTAATAGCGGCTTTATTATCACATAAAAGCTTCAATGGTGTCTTACATTCCTGATGAAGATCTCACAGGACTTTCTGAAGCCAAATTTTCTCATATATTCCCAATTCGGCCTCAGCACTGCTCCTGACCACAACACTTTActtcttactcctccaagttacaagattgccTAAAACAAAGGTACCATAACCAGAGCTAGACTTTCTGTCAACAACAAATCCAGTCCAATATGAGTCAGTATATACCTCAATGGTATTTCTGtctgtttttctaaatatcAGCTATTTACCAGGTGTTGATTTCAAGTATCTCAAAATTCTGTTGACAGCTTTCATGTGTTCCTCATACGGAGCATGCATAAACTGGCTGGCAACACTCATAGCAAAGGAAATATAAGGACGAGTATgagataagtaaattaatttaccaaCGAAGCGTTGGtattgttctttatcaactggaaCTTGATCATCAAAGTTTTCCAGTTTACAATTGAATTCGATAGGAGTGTCAGTGGGACGACATCCCAACTACATGTCTCGGTTAGCAAatcaaaaatgtattttctttgagacacggagataccttctttagatctggccacctccattcgaaggaaatatttcagatttctcaaatccttgatttcaaattcatcaccAATTCTCTGCTTTAGTTGACTGATTTCTGCCTTATCATCTCTAgtcaaaataaattcaatccacataaattattagaataaCAATCTTTCCTGTCTTGAaaacctttgtaaataaagtatgatcaAAGCGCCCCTGACTATACTCTTGGAACTTGACAAAGGTAGTGAATCTGTCAAACTATGCTCTGTGAGACTGTTTCAGAACGTATAGGGATTTCTGGAGTTTACACATATGCCGACCAAACTGGGCTTCAAATCCAGGGGGGCTCATGTAGACTTCCTTCACAAGGTCTCCATTCAAAAAAGCATTCTTCACATATAGCTGGTATAGAGGTCAATATTTGTTCACAACAACAGATAACAGAACTCTAACATTATTCAACTTAACAACTGgagaaaaagtttttgaatAGTCAATACTATTGGTTTAAGTAAATTCCTTTGCAACTAATTTTTCATTGTGTCTGTCAAGAGTACCATCTGCTCtgtatttgagagagaacaTGCATTTGCATCCCAcggttttgttttgtgttcCTTGGGTAGAGTACAAATGTCCAAAGTATTAACTATTAAGTAAGTAAACACCCATttgttattatcttttaaaaaatcgttaTTTTGTGTCctcaaagaaacaacaaattcaaatgattttggGAGTTTACGATTCCCGCTCTCTACCCGCCaaagatattgaaaatgaaatcaaaccgctttttatttcacttttcaAAAATCCTTTACCACCATCCGCTCTACTTTCACATGGATCGACCTTTTCAGCCGTCCATCAACAATAGATCCAACGGGCCTCATATTTCTACCCTCTACCAAatcacacatatatattctctctCCCCCCACCCAACTCATCATCGTCATCTccacaacaaaattttcaaattttccaattGCCTTAATTCTTCTTCATCCCCGAAATCACCCATCTTCTCTGAAATATGTCTGGCCGTGGAAAGGGAGGCAAGGGATTGGGAAAGGGGGGAGCAAAGCGTCACCGTAAGGTTTTGAGAGACAACATTCAGGGCATTACGAAGCCTGCAATCCGCCGTTTGGCTCGTAGAGGTGGTGTGAAGCGTATCAGTGGATTGATCTATGAAGAAACCAGAGGGGTTTTGAAGATCTTCCTTGAGAATGTTATTCGTGATGCTGTTACTTATACTGAGCATGCAAGGAGGAAGACGGTGACTGCCATGGATGTGGTTTATGCTTTGAAAAGGCAGGGGAGAACTCTATATGGCTTTGGAGGTTAGGTTATCGTTCGATTGCAAGAATAATTGTAGACCTTGGCTGTAGATCTGGATTCTCCAAGAATGATTGTGTTTGTCCGTTCTTAATCATTTGAGACAATGAattgaagaaatataatttcttaGTATGTCCACTATCTTCTCTTTCTGTCACAAACTACGAAATTTTATAGCGATTTTCCGAATTACAGAgttgtttatattttgaagtattgATCGGTCTAATGTTTTAATTGAATCTTCTACAAACTCACAGTTGATTGATTGTGTTAGTGTTTTAGGCATTTTGGATGATGTCTTCTCATTCCTAATTTTAAGGAAAGCGTAAGCGCGTCCCTTTCCTTCGCTATGACTTTTGGTATTGGGATGCCTTCATCTTGCGTATTGTTTCGTTGGGCGTCGACTTATAAAATGGACTCTTCCTTTAATTTCTACATAACAAATCATTTTCACTTCCTCTCTTGGTACTAAAACAAGGCTAGAATCATGACGCATTTTAAAAGATGTACAAACTTGAACTTTAAtaggtttttgttttgcatATTATGTTAACATTTTTCACATTTGACTTGCTCATATCAACCGATTTTTTACtagagaaaatcaaatttatgagGTCTAAACCCCCATTTGTTGTGTATTTTAATCCTTAGAccattacaaaatatttactttgatATTGTTAACTCTTCAATGAAATAGTGAGCTAATGGTTTTAATTAAAGGTATGCAAAATTTGATTAGAGTCGATCTTTCATCAAAA
This DNA window, taken from Cucumis sativus cultivar 9930 chromosome 6, Cucumber_9930_V3, whole genome shotgun sequence, encodes the following:
- the LOC101218464 gene encoding LOW QUALITY PROTEIN: uncharacterized protein LOC101218464 (The sequence of the model RefSeq protein was modified relative to this genomic sequence to represent the inferred CDS: substituted 1 base at 1 genomic stop codon), whose translation is MSGRGKGGKGLGKGGAKRHRKVLRDNIQGITKPAIRRLARRGGVKRISGLIYEETRGVLKIFLENVIRDAVTYTEHARRKTVTAMDVVYALKRQGRTLYGFGGXNMSGRGKGGKGLGKGGAKRHRKVLRDNIQGITKPAIRRLARRGGVKRISGLIYEETRGVLKIFLENVIRDAVTYTEHARRKTVTAMDVVYALKRQGRTLYGFGG